One genomic region from Cydia strobilella chromosome 27, ilCydStro3.1, whole genome shotgun sequence encodes:
- the LOC134753642 gene encoding kinesin-like protein KIF23, translating into MKSAKSKQRINEMRTPARSKQNLNGERDPVQVFCRLRPMQRESDIPCMKIISPTAVLLTPPATAVSYRNENNKSMKYTFKEVFPPEIPQQEVFDKVAYPLVEGLIKGKNGLLFTYGVTGSGKTFTMTGEPQNCGILPRCLNIIFKTINECQAHKYVFKPDKMNMFEIQTEVEAMLERQQELHKFKIGKKNNSNPDLAMASMEVTKVDGLNEDNQYAVFVSYVEVYNNSVFDLLEDGPPVSKNLPAKIIREDAAKNMYVHGVTEIEIKSAEEAFDAFYLGLKRKRMAHTALNAESSRSHSVFTIRLVQAPVDEVGEAVIQNKKFLSISQISLVDLAGSERTNRTKNTGQRLREAGNINKSLMTLRTCLEVLRENQATGANNMVPYRESKITHLFKNFFEGEGQVRMIVCANPRAEDYDETLQVMRFAEMAAEVEVTKAQVNDFAASIGLVSGRRKANRLFATARDNLARPDAKELELDLGLVYSLGPDFPSLELNSSQAGHIIKELMAHLEMRLDRRETLKRSKALKDERFRASLIDLEKQSLEVRGENAALRGQLAASERRIRALEERLTATENESTSNKRKLNELTEYTSTLKRELQEKELHLNQNKLEKEKMKRILERKYNHKIAAEHERAKEIHTEKEKLRNAIEDKENRLRIIAEALDRGDIEPKQTGEFAAQTTVRDYTPGSTPRALPAHLLTPFSSVPHTRETRDTPASSRRGVAVANPRHRRSLSADGRGWIEHAPNKLVPMGTVMKPSIVNSKVVNKLTTVKDIANSKASKYCLISQEQDTDGELETKLYKGDVVPTCGGGAQVIFNDVEMLKQFSPTRESNRESSNTQRTSGCARHSGKRRETTHSPPQTPSNTSKKQRIDDD; encoded by the coding sequence ATGAAGTCCGCCAAATCAAAACAGAGAATCAACGAGATGCGTACACCGGCGCGGAGTAAGCAAAACTTGAACGGCGAGCGCGATCCAGTACAAGTTTTCTGTAGATTACGTCCGATGCAACGAGAATCCGATATCCCGTGTATGAAGATAATTTCACCGACAGCAGTGCTCCTAACTCCACCAGCAACGGCTGTGAGCTACAGAAATGAGAACAACAAGTCGATGAAATACACTTTCAAAGAAGTTTTCCCTCCTGAAATACCTCAACAAGAAGTCTTCGATAAAGTCGCATATCCGCTCGTAGAAGGCCTAATCAAAGGTAAAAATGGTCTCTTATTCACTTACGGCGTCACCGGCAGCGGGAAAACCTTCACAATGACCGGCGAGCCTCAAAATTGCGGAATTTTGCCAAGATGTCTGAACATcatatttaaaactataaacgAATGCCAGGCGCATAAATACGTGTTCAAACCTGACAAAATGAACATGTTCGAAATTCAAACCGAGGTGGAAGCCATGTTGGAAAGACAGCAGGAGCTACATAAGTTTAAAATAGGTAAGAAAAACAACTCAAATCCGGACCTAGCAATGGCTTCAATGGAGGTgacaaaagttgatggtttgaACGAAGACAACCAGTATGCAGTGTTTGTTTCATATGTAGAAGTGTACAATAACAGCGTCTTTGATTTACTGGAAGACGGACCGCCCGTGTCAAAGAATTTACCTGCGAAAATCATCAGAGAAGATGCAGCAAAAAACATGTACGTACATGGTGTCACCGAGATTGAAATTAAGTCTGCGGAGGAAGCATTTGATGCATTCTATTTAGGATTGAAACGGAAAAGGATGGCTCACACAGCTCTTAATGCGGAATCAAGTCGGAGTCATTCGGTTTTCACCATCAGGCTGGTGCAGGCACCGGTAGACGAGGTAGGTGAGGCTGTCATACAGAATAAGAAGTTTCTATCCATCAGTCAAATAAGCTTGGTTGATTTAGCTGGCAGTGAAAGAACAAATCGGACCAAAAATACTGGGCAGCGGTTACGGGAGGCTGGCAACATTAACAAGTCGTTAATGACGCTCCGAACGTGTCTGGAAGTTTTACGGGAGAACCAAGCTACTGGGGCTAACAATATGGTACCATACAGGGAGTCCAAGATCACTCACCTGTTCAAGAACTTCTTTGAGGGTGAAGGGCAGGTACGTATGATTGTTTGTGCTAACCCGAGAGCTGAGGACTATGATGAAACACTCCAAGTTATGAGATTTGCTGAAATGGCTGCAGAAGTAGAGGTAACCAAAGCCCAAGTAAACGATTTTGCAGCCTCTATCGGCCTGGTATCTGGCAGACGTAAAGCAAACAGACTATTTGCGACTGCCAGAGACAATCTAGCTAGACCTGACGCTAAAGAGCTTGAGCTAGACCTAGGTCTAGTCTACAGCCTTGGCCCAGACTTCCCAAGTCTAGAACTGAATAGCTCACAAGCTGGCCACATTATTAAAGAACTCATGGCCCATTTGGAGATGAGGTTAGATCGGAGAGAAACCTTGAAACGGAGTAAAGCTTTAAAAGATGAGAGGTTCAGAGCAAGTCTTATAGACTTAGAGAAACAGTCGCTTGAAGTAAGAGGAGAGAATGCTGCATTAAGAGGGCAGCTTGCAGCTTCTGAACGCAGAATCAGAGCTTTAGAAGAGCGTTTGACAGCCACCGAAAACGAATCAACTTCTAACAAACGGAAACTCAATGAACTGACCGAATACACAAGCACACTGAAAAGGGAGCTGCAAGAAAAGGAGCTACACCTAAACCAGAATAAGCTAGAGAAAGAGAAAATGAAGCGCATCTTAGAAAGGAAATACAATCACAAGATAGCGGCAGAGCATGAGCGAGCAAAGGAAATTCACACTGAAAAAGAGAAATTACGCAATGCAATTGAAGATAAAGAGAATCGCTTAAGGATTATAGCTGAAGCACTAGACAGGGGCGATATAGAGCCGAAACAAACAGGAGAATTTGCAGCGCAGACTACTGTGAGAGACTACACTCCAGGGTCGACACCTAGAGCTTTACCAGCGCATTTACTGACTCCGTTCAGCTCCGTACCCCATACTAGGGAAACTAGAGACACACCAGCGTCGTCCCGTCGCGGTGTAGCCGTTGCCAACCCTAGGCACCGCCGTTCACTATCCGCCGACGGTCGAGGTTGGATCGAACACGCTCCTAACAAACTCGTCCCAATGGGTACCGTTATGAAACCATCCATAGTCAACAGCAAAGTAGTCAACAAGCTAACTACCGTCAAAGACATAGCTAATTCTAAAGCGTCGAAATACTGCCTAATATCTCAAGAGCAAGACACAGATGGTGAGTTAGAAACGAAACTGTATAAAGGCGATGTTGTACCAACTTGCGGCGGGGGCGCTCAAGTTATTTTCAATGATGTAGAAATGCTTAAACAGTTCTCTCCGACTCGGGAATCTAATAGGGAGTCATCGAATACTCAGAGAACATCAGGCTGCGCCAGACATTCTGGAAAGAGGAGAGAGACTACGCATTCGCCGCCGCAAACTCCGTCTAATACTAGCAAGAAACAAAGGATAGATGATGATTGA
- the LOC134753590 gene encoding uncharacterized protein LOC134753590, translated as MTATPSLNKHSRYFTSVTPERFAVLRGRFDQFLIQLDKDLPVVKVFDQLREEQLAQLAVIREVSQTLQQKRDEDILKAKQAAEEAEKKAEADAAKKEEENKAGESQEGEPEVKEEDKKETVAALYSQ; from the exons ATGACGGCCACTCCATCTTTAAACAAACACAGCCGCTACTTCACCAGCGTTACGCCCGAACGCTTCGCCGTGCTCCGCGGCCGCTTCGACCAGTTCCTCATCCAGCTGGACAAGGACCTGCCAGTCGTCAAGGTCTTCGACCAGCTGCGGGAGGAGCAACTGGCACAGCTGGCCGTCATCAGGGAGGTCAGCCAGACACTTCAGCAGAAGAGGGATGAGGATATCTTGAAGGCTAAG cAAGCAGCAGAGGAAGCTGAGAAGAAAGCCGAGGCTGATGCAgcaaagaaagaagaagaaaataagGCAGGAGAAAGCCAAGAAGGAGAGCCGGAGGTTAAAGAGGAAGACAAAAAGGAGACTGTAGCGGCGTTGTACTCgcaataa
- the LOC134753676 gene encoding gastrula zinc finger protein XlCGF17.1-like: MEAKSGSGVGVHHHWMKSMMEPAGGEKSSDNRQSVKREKMAEAYNGSEVNYSQGDSRFRCDVCDLTFEGMEYLMLHKKFHGNDKDSGPVPRDPEPQSHKETAKKRRKFRCDHCDVKVNSQYHLDIHRSKHEGVTSKKYICEVCDRSFVAAQFLKSHMQTHSSNSTINCEICNKNFTGQAYLKLHMQLHNDIKKFKCSKCDEMFPTKNCLKVHMKKHTKVKNFKCDICSKLFVSKITMEKHKLTHEGQPVDCLVKCPQCDRTMHSSLLRTHLARAHPPNIDDDVKRPYKCSTCGKSFIVKINLNLHIRVCHPDLAEPEEEEEDVMTDNS; encoded by the coding sequence ATGGAGGCAAAGTCGGGCTCAGGTGTTGGCGTTCATCACCATTGGATGAAAAGCATGATGGAGCCGGCCGGCGGCGAGAAATCGAGCGATAATCGTCAATCGGTGAAGCGAGAGAAAATGGCGGAAGCCTACAACGGGTCTGAAGTCAATTACTCGCAAGGCGATTCCCGGTTCCGATGTGACGTATGTGATCTGACGTTCGAAGGGATGGAGTATTTGATGCTGCACAAGAAATTTCACGGTAATGATAAGGATTCCGGGCCAGTTCCTCGTGATCCCGAGCCGCAGAGTCACAAGGAAACTGCGAAGAAACGTCGTAAGTTCCGTTGCGACCACTGCGACGTCAAAGTCAACAGTCAGTATCACTTAGACATCCATCGCAGTAAGCATGAAGGTGTCACCTCCAAGAAGTACATTTGCGAGGTCTGTGACCGCAGTTTCGTGGCAGCTCAGTTCTTAAAATCCCACATGCAAACTCACTCATCAAATAGCACTATTAATTGTGAGATTTGCAACAAAAATTTCACCGGTCAAGCTTATTTGAAGCTTCACATGCAGCTACATAACGATATAAAGAAGTTCAAATGCTCTAAATGCGATGAGATGTTTCCGACTAAGAACTGTCTTAAAGTTCACATGAAGAAACATACGAAGGTGAAGAATTTTAAATGCGATATATGCAGCAAGCTCTTCGTTTCGAAGATAACGATGGAGAAGCATAAGCTTACGCATGAGGGGCAGCCCGTAGACTGCCTGGTTAAGTGTCCGCAGTGTGACCGTACAATGCACTCGTCACTTCTGCGCACACATCTGGCGCGTGCTCATCCTCCGAACATAGATGATGATGTGAAACGGCCCTACAAATGCTCGACCTGTGGCAAGTCTTTCATCGTAAAGATCAATTTGAACCTTCATATACGCGTCTGCCACCCGGACCTAGCTGAACCGGAAGAAGAAGAGGAAGATGTTATGACGGATAActcttag